Part of the Kitasatospora sp. NBC_00374 genome is shown below.
GTCTGAAGCTGCCCGGCGGGCCGGCCGCGGCCGCCGACGGCACGATCGAGCTGGACCTCGGCACCACCCCGGTCCGGCTCTCCCCGGACGGCGAGTCCGAGGTGGTCTGGGGCCGCCGGCTCGACCCGGCCCGGATCGAGGTGCTCTCCATCCCGCTGCCGTCCTCCGGCCGCCGCTGGGGCGAGGTGGTGCTGCACGACGGCGCCCCGCACGGCGAGCGGGTCGCGGACGGCGTGGCGTACCCGGTCTTCGACGAGATCGAGCTCTGGGCGCCCTCCCCGGTGCCGACCCACGTGGTGCTGCTCCAGGCGGCCACCGCCGGCGACCGGGACGCCCTGGAGCGCCTGGTCTCGGACGCCGGCTACGCGGCCGAGGACTGGACCTCCTCGGTGCGGCTGCTCTGCCGGGCGTGCTCGGAGAGCCGGATGGCGATCGACGACGGCCGCACCGTGCACCACGACCCGCACGACGACGGGGACGCCTTCCACCCCGGCCACCTGAGCCACCTGAGCCAGGGCAGCGCCGGACTGGCCTGGCTGGTCGAGCGGGAGTGCGGCATCGCCGCGCCCTCGGCCCTGGTGCGGATCCTGCTGGAGCGCTGGGTGGCCGGCTCGCCCGCCACCCGGGCGTACCGGGATCTCGAAGAGGTCTGCTGAGAGGGCTTCGCGGGCGAGGGCCGGTCTCGGGGGAGTAAGGACCATCGGGGTGACGGGGGCCGTACCCTTGAGCGGTACATCTGTAGATCCACGAAAGCGGAAGCGACCATGGCGGACCAGCACGACCACGAGCACGACCACGAGCACGACCACGACGAGCCCGAGGCCCAGCAGGTGATCGGGGAGGTGCCCGACCTCTCCAAGGGCACCGCCCGTCCGATCACCGTGGTCGGCAACCCCGTCCTGCACCGCGAGTGCAAGGACGTCACGTCCTTCGACGCCGAGCTCTCGGCGCTGATCGACGACATGTTCGTGTCGATGGAGGCCGCCCAGGGCGTCGGCCTGGCGGCCAATCAGATCGGCGTGGACCTCAAGGTCTTCGTCTACGACTGCCCGGACGACAAGGGCGTGCGCCACATCGGACACATCGTCAACCCGGTGCTGGAGGAGCTGCCGGCCGGCCGCCGGGCGCTGGACGACTCGGCCGAGGGCTGCCTCTCCGTGCCGACCGCGTACATGGACCTGGCCCGCCCGGACTACGCCGCGGTCACCGGCCAGGACAAGGACGGCAACCCGGTCCGGGTCGAGGGCACCGGTTTCTTCGCCCGCTGCCTGCAGCACGAGACCGACCACCTGTACGGCTACCTGTACATCGACCGGCTCTCCAAGCGCGACCGCAAGGACGCCCTGAAGCAGATGGCCGAGGGCACCGCCCGCTACGCCACCGTGCCGAACGCCTAGACCCCGTCCGGGGCGACCGGGCCCAACCGGCCGCCGCCCGAACGCGAAGGCCGGTGTGCGCGACGCACACCGGCCTTCGCCGTCGCGCCCGGAGGTCAGACCGACCGGGCGCCGAGCTTCTCGACCCGCTTGGTCACCCGGTGGCCGAGCCGCTGGAACGGCTGCTCGACCAGACGGAACGTCAGGTGGCTCAGCAGGACCACCGCGACGCAGAACAGGACGCCCAGCCCGACCCGGGCTCCGCTGGACAGGGTCGTCGCGGCGTGCGGGCCGACCAGCCGGAGCAGGACGCAGAGCAGCACGGCGTGCACCAGGTAGATCGAGTAGCTGATCGAGCCGAGCCACGAGAACAGCCGCGGGATCCGGTGGTTGCGCAGGCTGTAGCCGAGAGCGAAGGTGGCCCAGGTGGCGGCCATGGTGATCGGCCACTGCTTCTGCAGGTGGGTCGCGAGGACATCGCCCTCGCCGTACCGGGTGCCGACCCAGACGATGGCGCCGAACGCCAGTGCGCCGGCCACCGCGCACCTGCCCCGGCCGATCTGTCCCTGCTCGGCGCGGTAGAACGCGGTGCCCGCGAACATGGTGGCCAGGATCGCCATGCTGAACCAGCCCGTGCGGCTGTTCGCCACCAGCAGGTAGAGCGCGAGAGCGGCGAGCACGAGGGCGCCGCCGACCGCGAGCGGCCTGCGCCGGCTCATCACCAGCAGCAGCCCGACCGCCATCGCCGCGGCGACCAGCACGACCGACCGCCGGATCCAGGCCTGGTCGTGGGTGACGGCGAGCAGCGGGAACACACCGACGGCGGCGACCCCCGCCACCGCGAACGCCACCGAGATCTCGGCGCTGCGGCGGTGCACCCCGAGCACGAAGAGCGCGGCCACCAGGAAGTAGAAGGCCATCTCGTACGAGAGCGTCCACATGACGAAGAGCGCGCCGCCCATGCCGAGGAAGTCGTGCAGCATGGTCAGGTTGCCCAGCGCGGCGAGGGCCGGATGCTCGGTGGCGAAACCGTTGACCGGCGACAGCGTCCGGTAGGCGCCGAGCTTCCACACCAGGACGCCGACGCCGACCACGACCAGGCACAGCGGGTAGATCCGGAACAGCCGGCTCAGCCAGAAGCCGCGAACGCTGCCCCGCCGCTCCAGCGACGCGGGCACGATGTAGCCGCTGACCAGGAAGAACAGGAAGACGCCGTAGGACCCCAGGTCGAGCCAGTGGCTCGTGCGGGCGAAGACCCCGGGCAGCAGGAACTGGCTGAAGTGCTGGACCACGATCGTCAGGGCCGCCAGCCCGCGCAGCGCGTCCAGCCAGCCGAGGCGGGGCTTGGCCGGGCCCGTTGACCGGGTCGCGGTCTCTGCGGGAGCGGCTTGCGTGGGCGCGGCCTGCGGCGCCGGCGCCTCAGGGGCGGATGGGGGAAAAGTGTGTGACACCCAGGGAGACTAGCGTGCGGGTTCGGGGTGGTCCCGATCGGTGACTGCGCCGATATGCGACTGCCGCCCCGCCGTCATCTACGGCGGGGCGGCGGCCGGCCCTCCTAGAAGTCGTCGTCGAAGGCGACCGAGCCCTCGACCGCGACCTGGTACGCCGAGACCCGGCGCTCGAAGAAGTTGGTCAGCTCCTGCACGTTCTGCAGCTCCATGAACCCGAACGGGTTGCTGGAGCCGTAGCGGATCGGCATCCCGAGCCGGGCCAGGCGCTGGTCGGCGACGGCCTGCAGGTACTCCCTCATCGACTCGGTGTTCATCCCGGGCAGGCCCTCGCCGCACAGGTCACGGGCGAACTGGAGCTCCGCCTCGACGGCCTCCTCCAGCATCTCGGTGACCTGCTTGGCCATCTCGTCGTCGAAGAGGTCGGGCTCCTCCGAGCGGACGGTGTCCACCACCGAGAAGGCGAAGTCCATGTGCATGGACTCGTCCCGGAACACCCAGTTGGTGCCGGTGGCCAGGCCGTGCAGCAGACCGCGGCTGCGGAACCAGTACACGTACGCGAAGGCGCCGTAGAAGAACAGGCCCTCGACGCAGGCCGCGAAGCAGATCAGGTTCAGCAGGAACGCGCGGCGGTCCTCCTTGGTCTGCAGCGAGTCCAGGTGGTCGACCGCGTTCATGTACTTGAAGCAGAACTGCGCCTTCTGGTGGATGGAGGGGATGTTCTCCACCGCGTCGAAGGCCGCCGCACGGTCCTCGGGGTCGGGCAGGTAGGTGTCGAGCAGCGTCAGGTAGAACTGGACGTGCACGGCCTCCTCGAACAGCTGCCGGGACAGGTAGAGCCGGGCCTCGGGGGAGTTGATGTGCTTGTAGAGGCTCAGCACCACGTTGTTGGCGACGATCGAGTCACCGGTGGCGAAGAAGGCGACCAGCCGGCCGATCATGTGCCGCTCGCCCTCGCTCAGCTTGGCGAGGTCGGCGACGTCGGAGTGCAGGTCCACCTCCTCCACGGTCCAGGTGTTCTTGATCGCGTCCCGGTACCGGTCGTAGAACGACGGGTAGCGCATCGGACGCAGCGTCAGCTCGAACCCGGGGTCGAGCAGCATCTTGTCGCGATCGGCGGAACTCACTGGCAGGCCTCGCAGGACTCGGGGTTCTCCAGGGAGCAGGCGAGTGCCGCCTCCTCCTCCGGGGAGAGGGTCGGGGTGGGCACCGGGACGGCGGTGCGGGCGGCGCCGGACGCGGCCTGGGCGATCCGGGTGGCCGGGCGGGAGCGCAGGTAGTAGGTGGTCTTCAGACCCACCTTCCACGCGTACGCGTACATCGAGCTGAGCTTGCCGATGGTCGGCGCGGCCATGAACAGGTTCAGCGACTGGCTCTGGTCGATGTACGGCTGCCGGGCGGCGGCCAGGTCGATCAGCGCACGCTGCGGGAGCTCCCACGCGGTGCGGTAGAGCGAACGCACGCCGGCGGGCAGCCAGTTCAGCTCCTGGACGGAGCCGTTGGCCTCGCGCAGCGCGTCCCGGGTCTGCTGGTCCCAGACGCCGAGCTCCTTGAGCTCGCGCACCAGGTACGGGTTGACCTGGAGGAACTCGCCGGAGAGGGTCTCGCGCTTGAACAGGTTGGAGACCTGCGGCTCGATGCACTCGTAGACACCGGCGATCGAGGCGATGGTCGCGGTCGGCGCGATCGCCAGCAGCAGCGAGTTGCGCAGGCCGGTGGTGGCGATCCGGGCGCGCAGCGCGTCCCAGCGCTCGGTCCACTGCGGGGCGGTGTCGAAGTGGTCGATGTGCAGCTGGCCGCGGGCGGCCCGGGTCTCCGCGTACGCGCTGTGCTGCCCGAACTCCTCGGCCAGCTCGCTGGAGCGCTCGTAGGCGGTGAGCATGATGCGCTCGGCGATCAGCGTGGAGAGCCGCTTGGCCTCGGCGGAGTCGAAGTCGATCCGCAGCTGGAAGAAGACGTCCTGCAGGCCCATCACGCCGAGGCCGACCGGGCGCCAGCGGGAGTTGGACGTCCCGGCCTCGGTGGTCGGGTAGAAGTTGATGTCGATGACCCGGTCCAGGAAGGTCACGGCGGTGCGCACGGTGGCGTCCAGCCGGTCCCAGTCCATGGTGTTCACCAGGTCGGCGACGGAGGCGCCCTCGGCCACGTGGGCGCCGAGGTTGACCGAGCCCAGGTTGCAGACCGCGGTCTCGGAGTCGTCGGTGACCTCGATGATCTCGGTGCACAGGTTCGAGGAGTGCACCGTGCGGCCGGGCAGCGCGGTCTGGTTGGCGGCGCGGTTGGAGGCGTCCTTGAAGGTCATCCAGCCGTTGCCGGTCTGCGCCAGGGTGCGCATCATCCGGGCGTACAGGGTCTGCGCCGGGATGGTGCGGACGGCCTTGCCGGCCTGCTCGGCCTTCAGGTACGCCTCGTCGAAGTCGGCGCCCCACAGGTCGACCAGCTCGGGTACGTCGGCCGGGGAGAACAGCGACCAGTCCGCGTTGGCGTTGACCCGGCGCATGAACTCGTCCGGGATCCAGTGCGCCAGGTTGAGGTTGTGGGTGCGGCGGGCCTCTTCGCCGGTGTTGTCGCGGAGCTCCAGGAACTCCTCGATGTCGGCGTGCCAGGTCTCCAGGTAGACGCAGGCCGCGCCCTTGCGGCGGCCGCCCTGGTTGACGGCGGCGACCGAGGAGTCCAGCGTCCGCAGGAACGGCACGATGCCGTTGGACTTGCCGTTGGTGCCGCGGATCAGGCTGCCGCGCGAGCGGATCCGGCTGTAGGAGAGGCCGATGCCGCCGGCGTGCTTGGACAGCCGGGCGATCTGCGCGTAGCGCGAGTAGATCGAGTCCAGGTTGTCCAGCGGCGAGTCCAGCAGGTAGCAGCTGGACATCTGCGGGTGCTTGGTGCCGGAGTTGAACAGGGTCGGCGAGGAGGGCAGGTAGGAGAGCGCGCTCATCAGCGCGTACAGCTCGGCCACCTCGCGCACCGACTGCTCGCCGTCGCCGACCGCCAGACCGGCCGCGACGCGGAGCAGGAAGTGCTGCGGGGTCTCGATCACCTTGCGGGTGATCGGGTGGCGCAGCAGGTAGCGGGACTGCACGGTGCGCAGGCCGAAGTACTCGAACCGGTCGTCGCCGCCCTGGTCGATCAACGCGTCGAAGGCGTCCGCGTGCTTGGCCACGAAGGCGGCCGTGGTGTCGCCGATCAGGCCCTCGGCGTGGCCGACGGCGATCGAGGCGGAGAACGACACGGCGCCCTGACCGACGGCCTCGTCCGAGATCTCCAGCGCCAGCAGGCGCGCGGCCAGCTTCGAGTACTGGGGGTCCTCGGCGATCATCGACGCGGCGGCCTCCACGGCCAGCCCGCGCAGCTCCGCGAAGTCGGAGCCGGCGTGGCGGCCGCGCAGCGCGGCGGCGGCGACGTGGCCGGGGTCCACCTGGGGGAGGTCGGTGCTGCGGTCGGTGAGCATCCGGAGCAGCGCGGCACCGGGGTCGCTCTCGGCGGCGTTGGGGGCACCACCCGGCCGAAGGCTGGGGGAGGAACCCTGGGACGGCAGGGCGACTGAGGCAGCGACGGTCAAGGCGCACTCTCTCCTGTGGCGGCGGCGGACGAGATCGGCCGGACCGGCTTCAGGCAGGGGGGAGCGGCACGCCGAATCACCAGGCGCGCGTGGTCCCACCCCGGCCCACCCGCGAGGCCCGGACGGTACTGCGGTGCTGCAAGGCATCTGCGGGGAAGCCATGTGGCACACCGTCGGCAGGTCTCGGACTCGCGGGCCCAGGGTGCTGGGCAGCCCGCTCACCGTTGCGGGGCAGTCCCGGATTCACACCGGGTTTCCCTGCGTCGACAGCGAGAGCGAGCATACATGTTGTGGCGGTCTCAGGATGCGGCACCAGATGTAGTGCCGCGTGTCGTGGTCGCTCGACTGCGTGGAGCCACCGGACCGTCCGTCAGAATGTGATCGAATAAACGATCACGTCGATGCCGGGCGCGGGCTCCCAGTCCCGGGCGGGCGTCCGCAGGAACCCGAGTCGTTCGTAGACGCGGTGTGCGGCGGTCATGTGCGGGCGGGTGGAGAAGGCCATCCCGGCCAGTCCCAGTTCCCGGCTGCGCTCCATCGCGGCCCGCACCAGCGCGGTGCCCGCGCCGCGGCCGCGGGCGGCCCGGGCGACCGCGAGCATCCGGATCTCGCCCTCGTGCGGCTCGGCGATGTCGGCCCACGCGTTGCCGCCCGCGGCGAAGGTCACGCAGCCGAGCACGGCGCCGTCCGCGGGGTCGACGGCGACGAGGAGCTCGGCCTCCTCGGCCCGGCGCCGGGCGTCCGCGAGGAGCCCGGCGTAGGGGCTGTCAGGCCTGCTGTGGCCCTCCTTGACGTAGACCTCGACGGTGAGCTCGCCGGCGGCGTCGAGTTCCTCCTCGCGGGCGCGGCGGATGACGAGGTCGGTGTCGGGGTCCATGCCCCAAGTGTGCCGAAGGCCGGGCCGGCGGCCGCGGGCAGGGTGCCGTGCAGGCGGTCCGGAAGGCCGGGGTCGGCCGGGTACCCGCCGGCCCGGTGCCAGTTGTCCCGGCCGTGCCGTCCGGTGCGGTCGAGGTCGCGGCCGACCAGCAGGCCCAGCAGGCCGAAGGTCCCGACCACGCCGGCCAGGACGAGCACGTTCGCAAGGATCGAAGAGGTCATGCCTTCAGCCTGGCCGCTGGGCCGGTGCCGGACGAGTGGCAGAAATGCCTGCTTGCATCGAAATGCTGCCACCGTCATCCTGGAGCCATGCTGACGAACGTGGTGGCCGTGGTGCTGGAGGAGATCCACCCCTTCGAACTGGGCGTGGCCTGCGAGATCTTCGGGCTGGACCGGGCCGACGACGGCCTGCCGGTCTACGACTTCGCGCTCGCCTCGGCCCGCCCCGGCCTGCTGCGCACCCACGCGGGCTTCCGGGTGGAGGTGCCGCACGGAGTGGAGCGGATCGCCGAGGCGGACCTGGTGATCACCGCCGCGACCGGCGTCCAGGAGGAGTTCCCGGCCGAGCTGATCGAGGCGCTGCGGGCCGCGGTGGAGCGTGGCACCCGGGTCCTGTCGATCTGCAGCGGCACCTTCCTGCTCGGCGCGGCCGGCCTGCTCGACGGCCGCCGCTGCACCACCCACTGGCGCCACTCCGACCGGCTCGCCGCACGGTTCCCGCTCACCCGGGTCGAGCCGGACGTGCTGTACGTCGACGAGGACCCGGTGATCACCGCGGCCGGCACCGCCTCGGGCATCGACGCCTGTCTGCACCTGGTCCGCAAGCTGCAGGGCGCCGAGGTGGCCCGGGGGATCGCCCGCCGGATGGTGGTCGCCCCGCACCGCGAGGGCGGCCAGGCGCAGTTCATCGCCCGCCCGCTGCCCGTCGAGGACGGCGACTCGCTGGGCGGGGTGCTCGACTGGATGCGCCGCCACCTGGACCGGGAGAACACCGTCGACGAACTGGCGGCCCGGGCCCACATGTCGCCGCGGACCTTCGCCCGCCGCTTCCACCAGGAGACCGGCACCACGCCGCACCGCTGGCTGACCGGTCAGCGGCTGCTGCTGGCCCAGCGGCTGCTGGAGGGCACCGAGGAGCCGGTCGACGCCGTGGCGGCCCGCTGCGGCTTCGGCAACGCCGCCACGCTGAGGCACCACTTCGGCCGCAGGCTGGGCACCACCCCGCAGGCGTACCGCAGGGCGTTCGCGGGCAGCGGCCCGAACGGCCCGGCGGCCCGGGTGTGACGGCGGCCTTGGGGCCGGTCAGCCCAGGTGCTCGGTGGCGTTCCAGCCCTCGGGGGCCAGCCGGCCCCGGTCGGCCCGCCAGAGGCTGGCGGAGCAGTTGCGCACCGGTTCGAGGGCGAGCAGCTGCGGCTCGGTGAGCCGGTCCAGGATGTAACGGAGCATCAGGACGGTACAGTCGTGGGCGACCACCAGCACCGGCCGGCCGTCCTCCTCCTCGGCCAGGTCGCGCAGCAGGCTGCGCATCCGCAGAGCGACGTCCAGCCAGGACTCGCCGCCCGGCGGCCGGTAGTGCAGCTCGCCCATCCGGCGGCGGCGGACCGCCTCGGCCGGGTGCTCCTTCTCGATGGCCGCCTTGGTGAGCATCTCCAGGATGCCCAGCTCTCTGTCCCGCAGCCGTTCGTCGTAGCGGATCGGCAGGTTGACCGGGACCGCGCCGAGGCCGGAGGCCTGGGCGAGCGCGATCCGGGTGGTCTCGGTGGTGCGCAGGTACGGAGAGGACCAGACACTGCGCGGGCGGTCGGCGGCGGGCAGGGCGGCCCACCAGCGGCCGAGCGCCTGGGCCTGGGCCTGGCCGCGCATGGAGAGCGGGATGTCGGCGTCCCGGCTGGTGATCGGGACGGTCAGCGCCCCGGAGGCGTCGGCGTGGCGGAACTCCACGTTCGCGGTCGACTCACCGTGCCGGGTGGCGATCAGGAGGGAGGGCAGCCGGCTGTCCTCGCTGCGTCCCCGGTGCCCGTTCAGGATGGTGCTGATCTCTGTCATGGCAGTGTCTCCCCGTCTCCCTCGTCTCTGCCTGGGACGAACGGCCCGCCACATAGATCATCGCCCGATATGATCGCGCCGTCGCCTCAAGTGTTGACGGAAGCGACGGCGCGATCACAGGGCGCACGCCGGACTTTCGCGCGCCCCCGATGACTCAGTGCGCCGCTGCCGGCTGGGGTGCGTTCTCGACGGCCGGCTCGCCGGCGTCGGCGCCGTAGTCGGCGGGCGAGGTGCTGTCCACGCCCTCCGGCGCCTTGGCGGCCCGCAGGACCACCGTCAGCGCCACGGCCACCACCAGGTTCAGCACGAACGCGGTGAGGCCGATGTAGCCGATCTCGCCGATGAACGGGATCTCGGCCGAGCTGCCGCCGAAGTGCTTGGTGGCGGGCGAGGAGACGCCGTAGGCCTTCCAGGTGCCGTAGGCCATGCCGGCCAGCCAGCCGGCCAGCAGTGCCCAGCGGTGGAACCAGCGGGTGAACAGGCCGCCGACGATCGAGACGAAGGTCTGCAGGATCCACAGGCCGCCGAGCAGCTGCAGGTTGATCGCGAACTGCTTGTCCATGGTGAGCACGAAGGCCAGGGCGCCGACCTTGACCAGCAGCGAGGCGATCTTGGCGACCCGGGTCTCGTCGGCCGGGGTGGCCTCCGGGCGGATGAACTCCTTGTAGATGTTGCGGGTGAAGAGGTTGGCGGCGGCGATCGACATGATCGCTGCGGGGACCAGGGCACCGATGCCGATGGCCGCGAAGGCCGCGCCGGTGAACCAGTCCGGGAACATGTTCTCGAACAGCTGCGGCACCGACAGCTGGGCGTTGAAGCCCTTCACGCCCTTGCCGACACCGGCCGCGATGGCCATGAAGCCGAGCAGGGCGAGCAGGCCCAGCATCAGCGAGTAGGCCGGCATGATCGCCATGTTCCGGCGGACCGTGTTGCGGGACTTGGAGGCCAGCACGCCGGTCACCGAGTGCGGGTACATGAAGAGCGCCAGAGCCGAGCCGAAGGCGAGCGTGGCGTAGGTCCAGTGCGCGTTCGGGCCGAGCACCAGCGAGCCGCTCGGCTTGCCGGTGGCGGGGTTGACCGTGGAGAACTTCTGCGCGGCCGCGTCGAAGATGTGGCCGTAGCCGCCGAGCCGCATCGGGATGTAGATCACCGCGACGATGATCACGATGTAGACCAGGGTGTCCTTGACGAAGGCGATCAGCGCCGGCGCCCGCAGGCCCGAGGAGTAGGTGTAGGCGGCCAGCACCGCGAAGGCCAGGAACAGCGGCAGGTCCTTCATGAACCAGTTCCCGGAGCCGCCGACGCCGAGCACGTCCAGCACCGCCTGGATGCCGACCAGCTGGAGCGCGATGTACGGCATGGTGGCGAGGATGCCGGTCAGCGCCACGGCCAGCGACAGGCCCCTGGAGCCGTACCGGCCGCGCACGAAGTCCGCCGGGGTGACGTACCCGTGCACCCGCGACACCGACCACAGACGGGGCAGGAAGAGGAAGACCAGCGGGTACGCGATGATCGTGTACGGCACGGCGAAGAAGCCGGCCGCGCCGGTGCCGTAGATCGCCGCGGGCACCGCGACGAAGGTGTAGGCCGTGTACAGGTCGCCGCCGAGCAGGAACCAGGTGACCCAGGTGCCGAAGCTGCGGCCGCCGAGGCCCCACTCGTGCAGGTGCAGCGCGTCCTGCGGCCGGCGCCAGCGGGAGGCCAGAAAGCCCACCACCGTGACCAGCACGAAGAACAGCAGGAAGACGGTGAGCGCGGTGACGTTGACGCCCGTGTGCATCAGACCTCACCGCCCGCGGCGGCCTTGCGGGCCTTCTCGTCGCGGTTGATCAGCAGGTAGGCCCCGACGGTGAAGACCGCGGACACCGGCACCCACATCAACTGGTACCAGTAGAAGAAGGGCACCCCGCCGACCTCCGGCCCCGACTTGGTGTACGAGGCGACCCAGAGCATCGAGACGACGGGCACGGCCAGGCACAGCCCGGCGAGCACCCGGGCCGGTGTGACCACCGGCAGGGCTGGGACTTCTGAGGACATGTTGCGGCTCCGGCTGAAGAGGGTTCACCTCGTCGGCGCCGCAGCGCACATCACTGTCCGCCCGCCGAGCAGCACCTCTGGTGACCAGTAGTCAGTACGGGAGCGAAATTTAGGGCACGCCGTGACCTGTGTCACTGGCCGCGACAGAACTTCTCGCAAGCCGGACGGACAGATCGGTCGAATGGGTGCGTTCCGGTCACTCCGGCCGCTTGAGCCGGGTGATGAACTTGTACCGGTCGCCGCGGTAGATCGAGCGGACCCACTCCACCGGCTGGCCCTCGGTGTCGAAGGAGTGCCGGGAGAGCTGGAGCATCGGCAGCCCGAGGTCGGAGCCGAGCAGACCGGCCTCCCGCGGGTCGGCCAGGGTGGTCTCGATGGTCTCCTCGGCCTCGGCCACCGTCACCCCGTAGACCTCGCGCAGCGCGGTGTACAGCGAGTTGTGCTTGGCCAGGTTGCGGCGCAGGGCGGGGAAGCGCTTGGCGGACAGGTGGGCCACCTCGATGGCCATCGGGTCGCCGTTGGCGAGGCGCAGCCGCTCGATCCGCAGCACCCGCCCGCCGGGCTTGATGTCCAGCAGCGGGGCCAGCCGCTCGTCGGCGGTGATGTAGCCGATCTCGATCAGCCGGGAGGTCGGCTCCAGGCCCTGGGCGCGCATGTCCTCGGTGTACGAGGTCAGCTGGAGGGCCTGGGCGACCTTCGGCTTGGCGACGAAGGTGCCCTTGCCCTGGATCCGCTCCAGCCGGCCCTCGACGACCAGCTCCTGCAGGGCCTGCCGGACGGTGGTCCGCGAGGTGTCGAACTGCGCCGCCAGCGCGCGCTCCGGCGGGACCGGCGTACCGGCCGGCTGGACCTCCGTCAGCTGCAGCAGATGGCGCTTGAGGCCGTAATACTTGGGGACGCGGGCCGCCGTGTCGGTGGCAGGTCCGGACTGTGCCGGCACCGTGGTTCCTCCGGGGAGGTCCGACGTGTCCCTGTCGCCGCTCATGGCCGCTCTCACTCCTCGCAGTGCAGCCGTCACCGGCTCCTCCATCGATGTATCAGCACATGGTTGCACGCTGGGGCCGGTCGGTGTGAGTTCCCTTCCGCAACCAGAATCGGGCGACCCCCGCGGCCGGCCCCGGCGGATCGCCGGAACCCGCCGTCAGGGGGCCGTCCGGCGGTCAGCCCGGCTGGGCGGTGCTGACGCCCAGACCGGCCAGCGCCTCGGCCGCGGCGATGCCGCAGACCCGCGAACCACCGTGCGTGGCCAGCACCGGCACACCCCGGGCACCGAAGATCTCTCCGACGCCGTGCGCGGTGCCGATCTCCACCACCACCGCGTCCGGACGGGCCTCGACCAGGGCGAGGGCGGCGCGCAGCATCCACGGGTGCCGGTGCACGTCGCGGACCACCAGCACCAGCCGGCGGCCGATCGCGGCACCCAGCAACGGGGCGACGTCGACCTCCGCGCCCTCCGC
Proteins encoded:
- a CDS encoding histidine phosphatase family protein; the encoded protein is MTEISTILNGHRGRSEDSRLPSLLIATRHGESTANVEFRHADASGALTVPITSRDADIPLSMRGQAQAQALGRWWAALPAADRPRSVWSSPYLRTTETTRIALAQASGLGAVPVNLPIRYDERLRDRELGILEMLTKAAIEKEHPAEAVRRRRMGELHYRPPGGESWLDVALRMRSLLRDLAEEEDGRPVLVVAHDCTVLMLRYILDRLTEPQLLALEPVRNCSASLWRADRGRLAPEGWNATEHLG
- the mctP gene encoding monocarboxylate uptake permease MctP codes for the protein MHTGVNVTALTVFLLFFVLVTVVGFLASRWRRPQDALHLHEWGLGGRSFGTWVTWFLLGGDLYTAYTFVAVPAAIYGTGAAGFFAVPYTIIAYPLVFLFLPRLWSVSRVHGYVTPADFVRGRYGSRGLSLAVALTGILATMPYIALQLVGIQAVLDVLGVGGSGNWFMKDLPLFLAFAVLAAYTYSSGLRAPALIAFVKDTLVYIVIIVAVIYIPMRLGGYGHIFDAAAQKFSTVNPATGKPSGSLVLGPNAHWTYATLAFGSALALFMYPHSVTGVLASKSRNTVRRNMAIMPAYSLMLGLLALLGFMAIAAGVGKGVKGFNAQLSVPQLFENMFPDWFTGAAFAAIGIGALVPAAIMSIAAANLFTRNIYKEFIRPEATPADETRVAKIASLLVKVGALAFVLTMDKQFAINLQLLGGLWILQTFVSIVGGLFTRWFHRWALLAGWLAGMAYGTWKAYGVSSPATKHFGGSSAEIPFIGEIGYIGLTAFVLNLVVAVALTVVLRAAKAPEGVDSTSPADYGADAGEPAVENAPQPAAAH
- a CDS encoding DUF3311 domain-containing protein; this translates as MSSEVPALPVVTPARVLAGLCLAVPVVSMLWVASYTKSGPEVGGVPFFYWYQLMWVPVSAVFTVGAYLLINRDEKARKAAAGGEV
- a CDS encoding GntR family transcriptional regulator, encoding MSGDRDTSDLPGGTTVPAQSGPATDTAARVPKYYGLKRHLLQLTEVQPAGTPVPPERALAAQFDTSRTTVRQALQELVVEGRLERIQGKGTFVAKPKVAQALQLTSYTEDMRAQGLEPTSRLIEIGYITADERLAPLLDIKPGGRVLRIERLRLANGDPMAIEVAHLSAKRFPALRRNLAKHNSLYTALREVYGVTVAEAEETIETTLADPREAGLLGSDLGLPMLQLSRHSFDTEGQPVEWVRSIYRGDRYKFITRLKRPE